A single region of the Pseudomonas granadensis genome encodes:
- a CDS encoding sensor histidine kinase: MEFRQSLSQRIIIAFALMSALVAGAFAMGIVATVHLVEEKLISAGLGGDLQRLLLMDNVSDWSHRPEPDQLFYFSGGPGDFDLPKDLRHLDAGFHEVFREQLSYHAMVEIVDGRRYVLLQDQSDFEERERVLFAVVLVGFVLSLALAVFLGWVLARKVMAPVVRLARQVRHRDQLLGLAPPLAPDYAADEVGELAVAFDATLGRLRQALTRERLFTSDVSHELRTPLMVLASSCELLLENPGIDQRGRSQVERIARASEEMRELVQTFLMLARAQNEEPGAAPQHNLTQVAQSLLCLWREPIERKGLRLVFEPGSPSDARYNATLLNAVMGNLLRNALHYTEEGFIRLTLTAHGFIVEDSGVGIPEEKREAMFEPFVRGSEKRGDGLGLGLSLVQRICENQGWTVSLSTMEPNGCRFEVDLGVNAGK; encoded by the coding sequence ATGGAGTTCAGGCAAAGCCTTTCGCAGCGGATCATCATTGCCTTTGCCTTGATGAGTGCACTGGTGGCCGGCGCGTTTGCCATGGGCATTGTCGCGACGGTGCATCTGGTCGAGGAAAAACTGATCTCGGCGGGGCTGGGCGGCGACTTGCAGCGCTTGTTGCTGATGGACAACGTTTCCGACTGGAGCCACCGCCCCGAACCGGATCAGCTGTTCTATTTCAGCGGCGGGCCGGGCGATTTCGATCTGCCCAAGGACCTGCGCCATCTCGATGCCGGTTTTCATGAAGTGTTCCGCGAGCAGCTGTCGTATCACGCGATGGTCGAGATCGTCGACGGTCGCCGCTATGTACTGCTGCAGGATCAAAGTGATTTCGAAGAGCGCGAACGCGTGCTGTTTGCCGTGGTGCTGGTGGGCTTCGTGCTCAGCCTGGCGCTGGCGGTGTTCCTCGGCTGGGTGCTGGCGCGCAAGGTGATGGCGCCGGTCGTACGGCTGGCGCGGCAGGTCCGTCATCGCGATCAGTTGCTCGGGCTGGCACCGCCGTTGGCGCCGGATTATGCGGCAGATGAAGTCGGTGAACTGGCGGTGGCGTTCGACGCGACATTGGGGCGCCTGCGTCAGGCGCTGACCCGCGAGCGCTTGTTCACCAGCGACGTCAGTCATGAATTGCGTACGCCGCTGATGGTGCTGGCCAGTTCCTGCGAGCTGCTGTTGGAGAATCCGGGCATCGATCAGCGCGGTCGCTCGCAGGTCGAGCGTATCGCTCGTGCCAGTGAGGAGATGCGCGAATTGGTGCAGACGTTCCTGATGCTGGCGCGCGCGCAAAACGAAGAGCCCGGAGCGGCGCCGCAACACAACCTTACGCAAGTGGCGCAAAGCCTGCTGTGCCTGTGGCGCGAGCCGATCGAGCGCAAGGGCCTGAGGTTGGTGTTCGAGCCGGGCAGCCCATCGGACGCCCGCTACAACGCGACGTTACTCAACGCGGTGATGGGCAACCTGCTGCGCAACGCGCTGCATTACACCGAGGAGGGTTTCATTCGCCTGACCCTGACGGCCCACGGCTTTATCGTCGAGGATTCCGGTGTTGGGATTCCCGAGGAAAAGCGCGAAGCGATGTTCGAACCGTTTGTGCGCGGCAGTGAGAAACGCGGTGACGGCCTCGGGCTTGGCTTATCGCTGGTGCAGCGCATCTGTGAAAACCAGGGCTGGACCGTGAGCTTGAGCACGATGGAACCCAATGGCTGCCGATTCGAGGTAGATCTTGGCGTGAATGCAGGCAAATAG
- a CDS encoding phosphatase PAP2 family protein, with amino-acid sequence MALTSTRPVSRPLNLWLSLGIPAVAAIILVLLELTDLDMDLARLFYDPVAGDFIGRHSYFLEDILHDRAKQVVIAFSVFAILGFIASFFLARLKPFKRELGCLVLSLGLATSFVTPVKAVTAVQCPWSLEQFGGHETYSKLMEHRPATDKPGRCWPGGHAATGFTLFALFFVLRDRRPRLARQAFVFAFALGSVFSISRMMQGAHFFSHNVWTAIFCWLICLGAYYWVLYRPAGKAAAAVNPHPINA; translated from the coding sequence ATGGCGTTGACCTCTACCCGTCCCGTTTCCCGGCCGCTGAACCTCTGGCTCTCCCTGGGCATACCCGCGGTTGCGGCGATCATTCTGGTGTTGCTCGAACTGACCGATCTGGACATGGATCTGGCCCGACTGTTCTATGACCCGGTCGCCGGCGACTTCATCGGACGGCACAGCTATTTTCTCGAAGACATCCTGCATGACCGCGCCAAACAAGTGGTCATCGCCTTCTCGGTGTTCGCGATCCTGGGTTTCATCGCCTCGTTTTTCCTCGCCCGACTCAAACCCTTCAAGCGTGAGCTGGGCTGCCTGGTGCTGTCGCTGGGCCTGGCCACTTCGTTCGTCACCCCGGTCAAAGCCGTGACGGCGGTGCAATGCCCGTGGAGCCTTGAGCAGTTCGGTGGGCATGAAACGTACAGCAAATTGATGGAACATCGTCCCGCCACCGACAAGCCGGGGCGTTGCTGGCCCGGCGGGCATGCGGCGACGGGTTTCACCTTGTTTGCGCTGTTTTTTGTTCTGCGCGATCGTCGCCCACGGCTCGCGCGGCAGGCGTTTGTTTTTGCCTTTGCGCTGGGCTCGGTGTTTTCGATCAGCCGGATGATGCAGGGCGCGCACTTCTTTTCGCATAACGTGTGGACGGCGATTTTCTGCTGGCTGATTTGCCTGGGGGCTTATTACTGGGTGCTGTATCGCCCGGCGGGCAAGGCTGCGGCGGCTGTAAACCCACACCCGATCAACGCCTGA
- a CDS encoding HugZ family pyridoxamine 5'-phosphate oxidase, producing the protein MSVEVAKNARELLLKEYRGVLSTHSRSMPGFPFGSVVPYCLDEQGRPLILISRIAQHTHNLQKDPKCSMLVGEREADDVQAVGRLTYLAQAQKLEDPAAIEAAAERYYRYFPDSQNYHKAHDFDFWVLDPVRHRYIGGFGAIHWIDQLTLANPFAGKAEISMVEHMNSDHAKAIAHYVELAGLPNSVPAQLAGIDSEGMHLRIGQALYWLGFPSPCNTPTQVREALVSLAHAEVWPKKADS; encoded by the coding sequence TTGAGCGTTGAAGTGGCGAAGAATGCCCGAGAATTGCTTCTCAAGGAATACCGTGGAGTGCTCTCGACCCACTCCAGATCGATGCCCGGTTTTCCGTTCGGCTCCGTGGTCCCGTATTGCCTGGACGAGCAGGGACGACCGCTGATCCTGATCAGCCGCATCGCCCAGCACACCCACAATCTGCAAAAAGACCCGAAATGCTCGATGCTGGTGGGCGAGCGCGAGGCCGATGACGTGCAAGCGGTAGGGCGCCTTACTTATCTTGCACAAGCGCAAAAGCTCGAAGACCCTGCCGCCATCGAAGCCGCCGCCGAACGTTACTACCGCTACTTCCCGGATTCGCAGAACTACCACAAGGCTCACGATTTCGACTTCTGGGTACTGGATCCGGTACGCCACCGCTACATCGGCGGTTTCGGTGCGATTCACTGGATCGATCAGTTGACCCTGGCCAACCCGTTCGCCGGCAAGGCCGAGATCAGCATGGTCGAGCACATGAACAGCGACCATGCCAAGGCTATCGCCCATTACGTCGAGCTCGCCGGTTTGCCGAACAGCGTGCCGGCGCAACTGGCCGGGATCGACAGCGAAGGCATGCACTTGCGCATCGGTCAGGCGTTGTACTGGCTAGGCTTCCCAAGCCCTTGCAATACTCCGACACAAGTGCGCGAAGCCCTGGTTTCATTGGCTCACGCCGAGGTCTGGCCAAAAAAAGCGGATTCTTAA
- a CDS encoding co-chaperone GroES has protein sequence MKLRPLHDRVVIRRSEEEKKTAGGIVLPGSAAEKANHGVILAVGPGKALENGEVRALSVKEGDKVVFGPYSGSNTVKVDGEDLLVMSENEILAVIEG, from the coding sequence ATGAAGCTTCGTCCTCTGCATGACCGCGTCGTCATCCGTCGCAGCGAAGAAGAAAAGAAAACCGCTGGCGGTATCGTCCTGCCAGGTTCGGCTGCTGAAAAAGCCAACCACGGTGTGATTCTCGCTGTAGGCCCGGGCAAAGCTCTGGAAAACGGCGAAGTGCGTGCACTGTCCGTGAAGGAAGGCGACAAGGTTGTGTTCGGTCCTTACTCCGGCAGCAACACTGTGAAAGTCGATGGCGAAGACCTGCTGGTAATGAGCGAGAACGAAATCCTCGCGGTTATCGAAGGCTGA
- a CDS encoding Rnf-Nqr domain containing protein codes for MTEFVLTLISAALLNNFVLHWPLGVDPLLAGSRRQVHALGLATLCLMVVVGVLGYAIWHWLLAPLQLQALRLFVFLPLSVLLIAPLLKCLARGLPNLPFDGLWPLLLGNAGVLGLTLINALNDQGLLHTMALSLGAGLGFWLVLSLFSDLRERTAGNDIPLPFRGLPIDLLGAGLIAVIFLGFTGLIKT; via the coding sequence ATGACCGAATTCGTCCTAACGCTGATCAGTGCCGCGCTGCTCAACAACTTCGTGTTGCATTGGCCGCTGGGCGTCGATCCGCTGTTGGCGGGCAGCCGGCGCCAGGTGCATGCGTTGGGACTGGCGACCTTGTGTCTGATGGTTGTCGTCGGCGTGCTCGGCTACGCGATCTGGCACTGGCTGCTGGCGCCGCTGCAACTGCAAGCCCTGCGCCTGTTCGTGTTTCTGCCGTTGAGCGTTTTGCTGATCGCGCCGTTGTTGAAATGCCTGGCGCGCGGGTTGCCGAACCTGCCCTTCGACGGGTTGTGGCCGCTGTTGCTGGGCAATGCGGGCGTACTTGGCCTGACATTGATCAATGCGCTAAACGACCAAGGTCTGCTTCACACAATGGCGCTGAGCCTGGGTGCCGGGTTGGGGTTCTGGTTGGTACTGAGCCTGTTCAGCGACTTGCGTGAACGCACGGCGGGTAACGATATCCCTCTGCCCTTTCGCGGCTTGCCGATTGATCTGCTCGGCGCCGGATTGATAGCAGTGATTTTTCTCGGATTCACTGGACTGATCAAAACATGA
- a CDS encoding FxsA family protein encodes MRPFLLLFLLFPVLELFVFVKVAGAIGFFPALLLIIVGSMFGVFVLRIAGLATALRARESLNRGELPAQTMLEGLMLALAGGLLIIPGFISDVVGLVMLLPFTRRLLANKMRQRAEDQAMRQRAFADDLQPRGGPAPREPLGREPNVIEGEFEHRDHK; translated from the coding sequence ATGCGCCCTTTTCTGTTGCTCTTTCTGCTGTTTCCAGTGCTGGAGCTGTTCGTATTCGTCAAAGTGGCAGGGGCGATCGGGTTCTTCCCGGCCCTGCTGCTGATTATCGTCGGCTCGATGTTCGGCGTGTTTGTGCTGCGCATCGCTGGCCTGGCCACGGCGCTGCGTGCCCGTGAAAGCCTGAACCGCGGCGAACTGCCGGCACAAACCATGCTCGAAGGGCTGATGCTGGCCCTGGCCGGCGGTTTGCTGATCATTCCAGGCTTTATCAGCGACGTGGTCGGTCTGGTCATGCTGCTGCCGTTCACCCGACGCTTGCTGGCGAACAAAATGCGTCAGCGTGCCGAAGACCAGGCCATGCGCCAGCGCGCTTTTGCCGATGACCTGCAACCCCGTGGCGGTCCGGCACCACGCGAGCCGTTGGGCCGTGAGCCGAATGTGATCGAAGGCGAGTTCGAACACCGCGACCACAAGTAA
- the groL gene encoding chaperonin GroEL (60 kDa chaperone family; promotes refolding of misfolded polypeptides especially under stressful conditions; forms two stacked rings of heptamers to form a barrel-shaped 14mer; ends can be capped by GroES; misfolded proteins enter the barrel where they are refolded when GroES binds), which produces MAAKEVKFGDAARSKMLKGVNVLADAVKATLGPKGRNVILEKSFGAPTITKDGVSVAKEIELEDRFENMGAQLVKDVASRANDDAGDGTTTATVLAQSIVNEGLKAVAAGMNPMDLKRGIDKATIAIVKELKALSKPCADFKAIAQVGTISANSDNSIGDIIAEAMEKVGKEGVITVEEGSGLENELSVVEGMQFDRGYLSPYFVNKPDTMVAELDGPLILLVDKKISNIREMLPVLEAVAKAGRPLLIVAEDVEGEALATLVVNNMRGIVKVAAVKAPGFGDRRKAMLQDIAVLTGGTVISEEIGLSLESTTLEHLGNAKRVTLSKENTIIVDGAGVQADIEGRIAQIRAQVAETSSDYDREKLQERLAKLSGGVAVIKVGAGSEVEMKEKKARVEDALHATRAAVEEGVVPGGGVALIRALEALTELTGDNADQNVGIAVLRRAVEAPLRQIAANSGDEPSVVVNEVKNGKGNFGYNAASGEYGDMIEMGILDPTKVTRSALQAAASIGGLILTTEAAVADAPKKEGSAGGGMPDMGGMGGMGGMM; this is translated from the coding sequence ATGGCTGCTAAAGAAGTTAAGTTCGGCGATGCCGCCCGCTCCAAGATGCTCAAAGGCGTCAACGTTCTGGCTGACGCGGTAAAAGCGACCCTGGGCCCGAAAGGCCGTAACGTGATCCTCGAGAAGAGCTTCGGCGCTCCGACCATCACCAAGGACGGCGTATCCGTCGCCAAAGAAATCGAACTCGAAGATCGCTTCGAAAACATGGGCGCGCAGCTGGTCAAAGACGTTGCCTCCCGTGCCAACGATGACGCCGGTGACGGTACTACCACTGCCACCGTTCTGGCTCAGTCGATCGTCAACGAAGGCCTGAAAGCCGTCGCTGCCGGCATGAACCCGATGGACCTGAAACGCGGCATCGACAAGGCGACCATCGCCATTGTCAAAGAGCTGAAAGCCCTGTCCAAGCCATGCGCTGATTTCAAGGCCATCGCTCAGGTCGGCACCATCTCGGCCAACTCCGACAACTCCATCGGCGACATCATTGCCGAAGCCATGGAAAAAGTCGGTAAAGAAGGCGTGATCACCGTTGAAGAAGGCTCGGGTCTGGAAAACGAACTGTCGGTTGTAGAAGGCATGCAGTTCGACCGTGGCTACCTGTCGCCGTACTTCGTCAACAAGCCGGACACCATGGTTGCCGAGCTCGACGGCCCGCTGATCCTGCTGGTCGACAAGAAGATCTCGAACATCCGCGAAATGCTGCCTGTTCTGGAAGCAGTTGCCAAAGCCGGCCGTCCGCTGCTGATCGTTGCCGAAGACGTTGAAGGCGAAGCCCTGGCGACTCTGGTTGTGAACAACATGCGCGGTATCGTTAAAGTCGCTGCCGTCAAGGCTCCAGGCTTCGGCGATCGTCGCAAGGCCATGCTGCAGGACATCGCTGTTCTGACCGGCGGTACCGTGATCTCCGAAGAGATCGGTCTGAGCCTGGAAAGCACCACCCTGGAGCACCTGGGTAACGCCAAGCGCGTGACCCTGTCCAAGGAAAACACCATCATCGTTGACGGTGCTGGCGTGCAGGCAGACATCGAAGGCCGTATCGCTCAGATCCGTGCCCAGGTTGCCGAAACTTCCTCGGACTACGACCGTGAGAAACTGCAAGAGCGTCTGGCCAAGCTGTCCGGCGGCGTTGCAGTGATCAAGGTTGGCGCTGGTTCCGAAGTGGAAATGAAAGAGAAGAAGGCCCGCGTTGAAGACGCCCTGCACGCAACCCGTGCAGCCGTTGAAGAAGGCGTGGTACCTGGCGGTGGCGTTGCGCTGATCCGTGCTCTGGAAGCGCTGACCGAACTGACCGGCGACAACGCTGACCAGAACGTCGGTATCGCTGTGCTGCGTCGCGCTGTTGAAGCGCCGCTGCGTCAGATCGCTGCCAACTCCGGTGACGAGCCAAGCGTCGTCGTCAACGAAGTGAAGAACGGCAAAGGTAACTTCGGTTACAACGCTGCTTCCGGCGAATACGGCGACATGATCGAAATGGGCATCCTGGACCCAACCAAGGTAACCCGTTCGGCTCTGCAAGCCGCAGCCTCGATCGGCGGTCTGATCCTGACCACCGAAGCAGCTGTTGCTGACGCACCGAAGAAAGAAGGCTCGGCTGGCGGCGGTATGCCAGACATGGGCGGCATGGGTGGCATGGGCGGCATGATGTAA
- a CDS encoding SDR family oxidoreductase, with protein MQLNDKVIIITGGCQGLGRSMAEYLAGKGAKLALVDLNQEKLDDAVAACKVRGVEARSYLCNVANEEQVEHMVAQVAADFGAIHGLINNAGILRDGLLLKVKDGEMSKMSLAQWQAVIDVNLTGVFLCTREVAAKMVELKNSGAIINISSISRAGNVGQTNYSAAKAGVAAATVTWARELARYGIRVAGIAPGFIETEMTLGMKPEALEKMTSSIPLKRMGKPEEIAHSAAYIFENDYYTGRILEMDGGLRI; from the coding sequence ATGCAACTCAACGACAAAGTAATCATTATCACTGGCGGTTGCCAGGGTTTGGGCCGCTCCATGGCCGAGTATCTCGCCGGCAAAGGTGCGAAGCTCGCGCTGGTCGATCTCAATCAGGAAAAGCTCGACGACGCCGTCGCGGCGTGCAAAGTCAGGGGCGTCGAGGCGCGCAGCTATCTGTGCAACGTCGCCAATGAAGAACAGGTCGAGCACATGGTCGCCCAGGTTGCCGCTGATTTCGGCGCAATTCACGGGCTGATCAACAATGCCGGGATCCTGCGTGACGGCCTGCTGCTGAAGGTCAAGGACGGCGAAATGAGCAAAATGAGCCTGGCGCAGTGGCAGGCAGTGATCGATGTCAACCTGACCGGCGTGTTCCTCTGCACTCGTGAGGTGGCGGCGAAAATGGTCGAGCTGAAGAACAGCGGCGCGATCATCAACATCTCGTCGATCTCCCGCGCCGGCAATGTCGGCCAGACCAACTATTCCGCGGCCAAGGCCGGTGTTGCGGCGGCGACGGTGACCTGGGCCAGGGAACTGGCGCGCTACGGCATTCGCGTGGCCGGCATCGCACCGGGCTTCATCGAAACCGAAATGACCCTGGGCATGAAGCCCGAAGCGCTGGAGAAAATGACCTCGAGCATCCCGCTCAAGCGCATGGGCAAACCGGAGGAGATCGCCCATTCGGCAGCGTATATCTTCGAGAACGACTACTACACCGGGCGGATTCTGGAGATGGATGGCGGGTTGCGTATTTAA
- the apbC gene encoding iron-sulfur cluster carrier protein ApbC, with the protein MSAVTRAAVEAVLSQYTDPYLNQDPVSAGCVKNIEIIGDRVNVQLEIGYAAGLFKSGWAQLLQLAIENIEGVVIARVEVNSVIAAHKAQAQIPGLANVKNVVAVASGKGGVGKSTTAANLALALAREGAKVGILDADIYGPSQGIMFGIPERTRPEVKDQKWFVPLKAHGVEVMSMAFLTDDNTPMVWRGPMVSGALLQLVTQTAWGDLDYLVIDMPPGTGDIQLTLAQKVPVAGAVIVTTPQDLALLDARKGVEMFRKVNIPVLGVVENMAVHICSNCGHAEHLFGEGGGEKLATQYGVELLASLPLSMLIREQADGGKPTVIAEPDSQIAMVYQELARHVGARIVLQEAATPAMPNITISDD; encoded by the coding sequence ATGAGCGCCGTCACTCGCGCAGCGGTGGAAGCCGTCCTCAGCCAATACACCGACCCTTACCTGAACCAGGACCCGGTCAGCGCCGGTTGCGTGAAAAACATCGAGATCATCGGTGACCGCGTCAATGTGCAGCTGGAAATCGGCTACGCCGCCGGTCTGTTCAAGAGTGGTTGGGCGCAATTGCTGCAACTGGCCATCGAAAACATCGAGGGCGTGGTCATCGCCCGCGTCGAGGTCAACAGCGTGATCGCCGCGCACAAGGCCCAGGCGCAGATTCCGGGGCTGGCCAACGTCAAGAACGTGGTTGCCGTGGCCTCGGGCAAGGGCGGCGTGGGCAAGTCGACCACGGCTGCCAACCTCGCTCTCGCGCTGGCTCGCGAAGGCGCCAAAGTGGGGATTCTCGACGCCGATATCTACGGCCCGAGCCAAGGCATCATGTTCGGCATTCCCGAGCGCACCCGCCCGGAGGTCAAGGATCAGAAGTGGTTCGTGCCGCTCAAGGCCCACGGTGTCGAAGTCATGTCGATGGCATTTCTCACCGACGACAACACACCGATGGTCTGGCGCGGGCCGATGGTCTCCGGCGCGCTGCTGCAACTGGTCACGCAAACCGCGTGGGGCGATCTGGATTATCTGGTCATCGACATGCCGCCAGGCACCGGCGACATTCAACTGACCCTGGCGCAGAAAGTCCCGGTGGCGGGCGCAGTGATCGTCACCACGCCACAGGATCTGGCCCTGCTCGATGCGCGCAAAGGCGTGGAAATGTTCCGCAAGGTCAACATTCCGGTGCTGGGCGTGGTGGAAAACATGGCCGTGCACATCTGCTCGAACTGCGGGCATGCCGAGCATCTGTTCGGTGAGGGCGGCGGCGAGAAGCTTGCCACTCAATACGGCGTTGAGCTGCTGGCCTCGCTGCCGCTGTCGATGCTGATCCGCGAACAGGCCGATGGCGGCAAGCCCACTGTGATCGCCGAGCCGGACAGCCAGATCGCCATGGTCTACCAGGAACTGGCCCGCCACGTCGGCGCGCGGATCGTGTTGCAGGAAGCGGCGACGCCGGCGATGCCGAATATCACCATCAGTGACGATTGA
- the metG gene encoding methionine--tRNA ligase — protein sequence MSEPRKILVTSALPYANGSIHLGHMLEYIQTDMWVRFQKHRGNQCIYVCADDAHGSAIMLRAEKEGITPEQLIANVQAEHSADFADFLVDFDNFHSTHAEENRELSSQIYLKLRDAGHIAQRSITQYFDPEKKMFLADRFIKGTCPKCGTEDQYGDNCEKCGATYAPTDLKDPKSAISGATPVLKDSQHFFFKLPDFQDMLQAWTRSGTLQDAVANKLSEWLDAGLQQWDISRDAPYFGFEIPGEPGKYFYVWLDAPIGYMASFKNLCNRTPELDFDAFWGKDSTAELYHFIGKDIVNFHALFWPAMLEGAGFRKPTAINVHGYLTVNGQKMSKSRGTFIKARTYLDHLSPEYLRYYYAAKLGRGVDDLDLNLEDFVQKVNSDLVGKVVNIASRCAGFIHKGNAGLLVDNNAAPELTEAFLAAAPSIADAYEARDFARAMRETMALADRANAWIADKAPWSLNKQEGKQDEVQAICATGINLFRQLVIFLKPVLPLLAADAEAFLNVAPLTWNDHTTLLANHQLNEFKPLMTRIDPVKVQAMTDASKEDLSASQTDTGAAAPAGNGELAKDPLSPEIDFDAFAAIDLRVALIVKAEHVEGADKLLRLTLDIGDEQRNVFSGIKSAYPDPSKLDGRLTMMIANLKPRKMKFGISEGMVMAAGPGGEEIYLLSPDSGAKPGQRIK from the coding sequence ATGTCCGAGCCACGCAAGATTCTCGTCACCAGCGCCCTGCCCTACGCCAATGGTTCGATCCACCTTGGCCACATGCTGGAATACATCCAGACCGATATGTGGGTGCGCTTCCAGAAGCATCGCGGCAACCAATGCATCTATGTCTGCGCCGACGACGCCCACGGTTCGGCGATCATGCTGCGCGCGGAAAAGGAAGGCATCACCCCGGAACAACTGATCGCCAACGTGCAGGCTGAACACAGCGCCGACTTTGCCGACTTCCTGGTTGATTTCGACAATTTCCACTCCACTCACGCCGAAGAAAACCGTGAGCTGTCGAGCCAGATCTACCTCAAGCTGCGTGACGCCGGGCATATCGCCCAACGCTCGATCACTCAGTATTTCGACCCGGAAAAGAAAATGTTCCTGGCCGACCGCTTCATCAAGGGCACCTGCCCGAAATGCGGCACCGAAGACCAGTACGGCGACAACTGCGAAAAATGCGGCGCGACCTACGCCCCGACTGATCTGAAGGATCCGAAGTCGGCGATCTCCGGTGCTACCCCGGTGCTCAAGGATTCCCAGCACTTCTTCTTCAAGCTGCCGGACTTCCAGGACATGCTACAGGCCTGGACCCGCAGCGGCACCCTGCAGGACGCCGTCGCCAACAAGCTTTCCGAATGGCTTGACGCCGGCCTGCAACAGTGGGACATCTCCCGCGATGCGCCGTACTTCGGCTTCGAGATTCCGGGCGAGCCGGGCAAGTATTTCTATGTGTGGCTGGATGCGCCGATCGGCTACATGGCCAGCTTCAAGAACCTCTGCAACCGCACGCCGGAGCTGGACTTCGACGCGTTCTGGGGCAAGGATTCCACCGCCGAGCTGTACCACTTCATCGGCAAGGACATCGTCAACTTCCACGCGCTGTTCTGGCCAGCGATGCTCGAAGGTGCGGGTTTCCGCAAGCCGACCGCGATCAACGTGCACGGCTACCTGACTGTCAACGGCCAGAAGATGTCCAAGTCGCGCGGCACTTTCATCAAGGCCCGTACGTATCTGGATCACCTGTCGCCGGAATACCTGCGTTACTACTACGCGGCAAAACTGGGCCGTGGCGTCGATGACCTCGACCTGAACCTCGAAGACTTCGTGCAGAAGGTCAATTCCGATCTGGTCGGCAAAGTGGTCAATATCGCCAGCCGTTGCGCCGGGTTCATCCACAAGGGCAACGCGGGTCTGCTGGTCGACAACAATGCCGCGCCGGAGCTGACCGAGGCCTTCCTCGCCGCCGCGCCGAGCATTGCCGACGCCTATGAAGCACGCGACTTTGCCCGCGCCATGCGCGAAACCATGGCCCTGGCCGACCGCGCCAACGCGTGGATCGCCGACAAGGCGCCGTGGTCGCTGAACAAGCAGGAAGGCAAGCAGGATGAAGTCCAGGCGATCTGCGCCACCGGCATCAACCTGTTCCGCCAACTGGTGATCTTCCTCAAACCGGTGCTGCCACTGCTGGCCGCCGATGCCGAGGCGTTCCTCAATGTTGCGCCGCTGACCTGGAACGACCACACCACGCTACTGGCGAACCATCAGCTCAACGAATTCAAGCCGTTGATGACCCGCATCGACCCGGTAAAGGTGCAAGCCATGACCGACGCCTCGAAAGAAGACCTCAGCGCCAGCCAGACCGACACCGGCGCAGCCGCACCGGCCGGCAATGGCGAACTGGCCAAGGACCCGCTGTCGCCGGAAATCGATTTCGACGCGTTCGCCGCCATCGACCTGCGCGTGGCGCTGATCGTCAAGGCTGAGCACGTTGAAGGCGCCGACAAGCTGCTGCGCCTGACCCTCGATATCGGCGACGAGCAACGCAACGTGTTCTCCGGCATCAAGAGCGCTTACCCGGATCCGTCGAAACTCGACGGTCGCCTGACGATGATGATCGCCAACCTCAAGCCGCGGAAAATGAAGTTCGGCATCTCCGAAGGCATGGTGATGGCGGCCGGGCCTGGCGGTGAAGAGATCTACCTGCTGAGCCCGGACAGCGGTGCCAAGCCAGGTCAACGTATCAAGTAA
- the colR gene encoding two-component system response regulator ColR, with product MRILLVEDNRDILANLADYLGLKGYTVDCAQDGLSGLHLAATEHYDLIVLDIMLPGIDGYTLCKRLREDARRDTPVIMLTARDQLDDRLQGFKSGADDYLIKPFALSELAARVEAVMRRAQGGGRRALQVADLSYDLDTLEVTRDGKLLKLNPVGLKLLAVLMQKSPHVLRREILEEALWGDDCPDSDSLRSHVHQLRQVIDKPFAKPLLHTVHGVGYRLADV from the coding sequence ATGCGAATTCTGTTGGTCGAAGACAACCGCGACATCCTGGCCAATCTGGCCGATTACCTGGGCCTCAAGGGCTACACCGTCGATTGCGCGCAGGACGGTTTGTCGGGTCTGCACCTGGCCGCGACCGAGCATTACGACCTGATCGTCCTCGACATCATGTTGCCGGGGATCGACGGCTATACCCTGTGCAAACGCCTGCGCGAAGATGCACGGCGTGACACACCGGTGATCATGCTCACCGCGCGCGATCAACTGGACGACCGCTTGCAGGGCTTCAAGTCGGGTGCCGACGATTACCTGATCAAACCGTTTGCCCTGTCCGAACTCGCGGCGCGGGTCGAAGCCGTCATGCGTCGCGCTCAGGGCGGTGGCCGGCGCGCCTTGCAGGTCGCCGACCTGAGCTATGACCTCGACACCCTGGAAGTGACGCGCGACGGCAAACTACTCAAGCTCAACCCGGTCGGCCTGAAGCTGCTGGCCGTGCTGATGCAGAAGAGCCCGCATGTGTTGCGCCGGGAAATTCTCGAAGAAGCCCTGTGGGGCGATGACTGCCCGGACAGTGACAGCCTGCGCAGCCACGTGCACCAGTTGCGCCAGGTGATCGACAAGCCATTCGCCAAGCCACTGCTGCACACCGTGCACGGGGTGGGTTACCGCTTGGCCGACGTGTAA